AGGGATGATCGTCGCCCTGATCGGGATATCCATGCCGTCGTTCTGGACGGGACTGATTCTGATAATCCTTTTCTCCCTGAAGCTGGGCTGGTTCCCTTCCGGCGGTATGAAAGGGATCATGAGTCTGATTCTGCCGGCTTTTACGCTGGCCATCGCCTCGACCGCCAGCATCACCAGGACGACCCGTTCCTCCATGCTGGAAGTGATCCGTCAGGACTATATAACCACGGCTAAAGCCAAAGGGGTCAGCCGGAGAAGCGTTATCAATAAACATGCGCTCAAAAACGCCCTGATTCCTGCTGTCACGGTTATCGGACTGGAGTTCGGTGTTCTACTCGGCGGCGCCGTGCTGACCGAAACAGTTTTTTCCTGGCCCGGTATCGGCCGTCTCATGGTCGAATCCATCCAGAGAAAAGATACTCCCATGGTACTGGGCTGCGTTATCGTATTCGCCCTGTCTTTCAGCATCGTTAATCTCATAATCGATATTCTCTATGCCTTTATCGATCCGAGAATCAAATCCAATTACAGTTAGGAGTCGGGAATGAGCGACAGGACATTGAGCCGGAAAATGATACCGGCCACAAAAAAAAGAAGCCAGGCTCTCGATGTATGGAAAAGACTGAGAAAAAGCAACTCCGCCATTGCCGGGCTTATTCTCATCTTCATTTTTCTCTGCCTCGCCGTTTTCGCGCCGCTGATAGCCGATTACGAGAACGATGCCCTGAAGATGAATATCATTGAACGACTCCAGTCTCCCGGTGCGGACCACTGGTTTGGAACCGATGAAATGGGGCGGGATATCTTCGCCAGAATCGTCTACGGAACGAGGATCTCTCTTTTCGTCGGTGTCATTTCCGTCAGCATCGCTTTAACTCTCGGCGGGACACTGGGGGCAATAGCCGGGTATTACGGGGGAAAGATAGATAATATTATCATGAGAACCCTGGATATTCTGCTGGCCATCCCGACGATTCTTCTGGCCATAACGATTGTGGCGGCCCTGGGGGCGAGCATTCTCAATCTGATGATAGCCGTGGGGATTTCCAATATTCCGGGATTTGCAAGAGTCGTCCGCGCCGCGGTTCTCAGCGTTAAGGATCAGGAATTCATCGAGGCGGCCAGAGCGATCGGGAGCCGGGACCATACGATTATTCTTAAGCACGTCCTCCCGAACTCCATGGCGCCGATTATCGTTTTTGCCACTTTAAAAGTTGCTTCGGCCATTATGGCCACGGCTTCTCTCAGTTTTATCGGACTGGGGATTCAGCCTCCCACTCCCGAGTGGGGAAGCATGCTGGCAGGCGGACGGGCTTACATCCGCGACAATATGTACATTGTCCTTTATCCCGGTCTGGCCATTGTTCTCACGGTTCTGTCGTTGAACCTTATCGGTGACGGCTTGAGAGACGCTCTCGACCCCAAATTAAAATAGAAGGTGCGGCAAAGATGAAAGAAACGGTACTGAAAGTAGAAAATCTGGAAGTGCGATATGTGACGGAGGACGGTATCGTTCAGGCCGTGAACGGAATCGATATTTCCGTGGAGAAGGGCAGTACCCTCGGACTGGTGGGCGAAACCGGAGCGGGAAAAACGACGACGGCTCTGTCAGTCCTCAGGCTGATTCCCGATCCCCCGGGAGAAGTTGTTTCCGGAAAGATCGAGCTGGACGGCAAAGCTCTGATGGAATTGCCCGAATCGAAGATGGAGAAAATCCGCGGCGGTCTGGTCTCCATGATTTTTCAGGATCCCATGACGGCTCTCAATCCCGTGCTCAAGGTTGGTGATCAGATCGCTGAAGCGATAAAAATTCATCAGCAGCTCTCTCAGGACAAAGCCCTGCAGAAAGCCCGGGAAATGCTGGAGATGGTGGGTATACCCGGCGGCAGGATGAATGAATATCCCCATCAGTTTTCCGGAGGGATGAAACAGCGCGTTGTTATCGCCATCGCTTTGTCCTGCAGCCCCAAGCTTCTTATCGCCGATGAACCCACGACGGCTCTGGACGTCACGATCCAGGCTCAGGTGCTCGAGCTGATGAAAGAGCTGAAAGAGAAAATGGATATGGCCATGATCATGATCACTCATGACCTGGGCGTTGTGGCGGAAGTCTGCGACAATGTCGCTATCATGTATGCCGGCCGGATCGTCGAGCAGGGGACGCTCGAGGAGATTTTCAACAACACGAAACACCCCTATACGGAAGGGCTTTTTCTCTCCATCCCTAATATCGATGACCGGAAAGCGGAACTCAAACCGATACGGGGACTCATGTCCGATCCCTTCAATCTTCCCCCGGGGTGTTCCTTCTGCGACAGATGCGATTACGCCATGGACAAGTGCGCCTCTGAAAAACCGGAGAAAGTCCGCTTCTCCCCGGATCATTTCGTGGAATGCCATCTCTACCCGGACAATAAAGAATTTCAGCTCAAAGGCGGGAAAGGATGAAAGATAAGGAAGTACTGCTCCAGGTCAGAAACCTGAAAAAATATTTCGATACCCCCAAAGGGAAGCTCCACGCCGTGGATGATATCACCTTCGATCTTCAGAAAGGGAAAACGCTGGGGCTTGTGGGAGAGTCGGGCTGCGGAAAATCGACGACCGGCCGGGTCATTCTCCGCCTTCTCGAAGCGACTGAAGGGGATATCATTTATAACGGGAAAAATATCCATGAGCTCTCACCGAAAGATATGCGGGAACTGAGAAAGGAGATCCAGATCATCTTTCAGGATCCCTTTTCCTCTCTTGACCCCAGAATGACAGTCAGCGAAATCATTGAAGAGCCTATCAAGTTGAATAAACTGATTAGAGACAGGAAGAAGCGTTTTGAGCGCGTTCTCGAATTAATGGATCTGGTCGGACTGTCTCGTCGTTTGATGAACACCTATCCCCATGAGCTGGACGGGGGACGGCGGCAGCGAATCGGAATCGCCCGGGCTCTGGCTCTCGACACGAAATTTATTGTATGCGACGAGCCGGTTTCCGCACTGGACGTATCCATTCAGGCTCAGATTCTCAATCTGCTGAAGGAGCTGCAGAAAAAACTCGATCTCACTTATATTTTTATCACTCACGATTTGTCTGTTGTTAACCACTTCTCAGATGATATTGCTGTTATGTATCTGGGGAAACTGATTGAAAAAGCCAGGGCTGAGGAATTGTTCAGCAATCCTGTCCATCCCTATACGAAAGCTCTGCTGTCAGCGATTCCCAGACCGACTCTGGAAAAGAAAGGGGAGAAAATTATTCTCAAGGGCGAAATTTCATCTCCCATCAACCCGGAGGATAACTGTCGTTTCGCAAACCGTTGTCCTTTTGCTGAAGATGTGTGCCGGAAAAGCGAACCTCCCTTAAGGGAATCGGGAGAGAATCACTTCGTCGCCTGCCATCTTTTCTGATTTTCCATCCGGCTGAGAGCTATGACCAGAGCTCCGGCCAGAAGAAACAGACCCGTCAGTCCGGCGAACCAGAAGGAGAAAGAGGCCCATCCGTTCCGGCGGATATCGAGAAAGAAGTAGCGGATAGGCCTTGTCCTGTAGAAAGCTTCAAATACGCCGAAAAGACAGTATCCCGCAGGGTAGGGAATGACTTTCCAGATTTCTTTCCACGAGATACGGGTCCTGTAGGAGTCTGTGCAGAGCCACAAGAGATACAGCACTGTTGTCGAACCGTGATTGATATTGCTGACAAGAGCCGAAACGCCTTGGGGACTCCATGTCTGCCTGAGCAATAGCTGGTAGATGAGACCCGTAATGATGATGGCGGCGCCGACTGGCAGTTTTGCTGTTGTTATCTTGCGGCCTCCTGCTTGAAGAGCCACTAGGAGAATCACAAGGATATTGGACTGGATGGTAAAGTAACCGAGGAGGTCCAGGCGGTCTGCCCATGACGCGGCTTCGATAAACCGGTAGGAAATAGCGGGAATCGCTGTCGCGAGCAGCAGAATTGTTATAGCTTTGTTCAATCTGTTCATATCGTTTTAACTATAATACGACCCTGTCTTGAATATTAACAAAAATTTACATGATTTGTCTGGTGCTTTTGTTATAATGAGATTATCCCGGAGTTAAGCGGGAGAAGGAGTCATATGTTTCGACTTTCCTATAAACTCATGCTTCTCTTCACCATACTGGCCACTCTGGGAGGAATCATAACCCTCATTCCCGGAGCCGGAGCATCCTATCCCAATCTTATCGGATACCATTCCGTCTGCACCTTTGCTCCGGCGGCTACCTTTTTCTGCTTTTTCCTGGCTGGTACCAGCTGTTTTATCCGCTCTACATTTATTAAAGATCAGAGCGGCAATCCCGGAGAACGTTTCAAAAGACATAGTCCCCGCCTGATTGCCCTGATCATTGTTCTGGCCGCCGGACTGTTTTATACAAACCGGTACATTGAGATTAAAGAGTTTTATTCCGATACAACAACCTCAGCAACTATCGAAGAAAATTAAAGGAGACCCAATGAAAAAAAACAAGAGACCTGCCATCGACAAATTCTTTGCATCAAAAAAATATGCCATAGCCGGCGTGTCCAGAAATCCTCACAAATTCGGTACGGCTATCGTCAGGGAACTGGCGGGTAAGAACATCGATGTCGTAGGTGTTAATCCTCATATGACAGAAGTGGAAGGGAAACCCTGTTTTGCTGCTGTCTCCGATCTCCCCGGTGATGTCGATGCTCTTATCACAACGGTTAAACCGGAGGTCACCTTATCTGTTGTTCAGGCCGCCTACGAGAAGGGCATTGCCAATTTATGGATGCAGCAGGGCTCCCAGTCCGATGAAGCCATAGCATTCGCCGAATCAAAGGGAATGAATGTCATCTATAAAGAATGTGTCATGATGTACTGCGAACCGGTAGAGTCGATTCACAAATTCCACAGAGGGATGAAAAAGCTATTCGGTGGATATCACAAGTGATTTTTGAAGAACCCGAACTGTTTGCATTTACACCTGAAGGTGTTGAGGCAAGGCTGAAATATAAGAAGACCTGCTTTGAATTACTGTTAATTTAAGCGGGCTTCCGTTATATTGGAATTATGAAGTGTTCATTGATTAAAGTTGCAACCCTGCTGTTTGTTCTGTTTTTTATCCTGAATATAAGTTCCTGTGTTTCAACACCACCCGCAGTTTCTCCCGGAGAGGAAATTGCTGAAACTCCGGCTGATTCGAAACCCGATTATGAAGCTGACGAATCTGTCGGGGCGGATAGTAATCAGATTATCAACTCGGGAATCATATATTCTTCTCTGGATCTTTCCGAAGGACCGCTTCTTCTCGGTTCCACAGAGTATATGAACGGACCTGTTGTCGAATTTTCGATTCTTTATACTGTTTATTTTGCATTAAGCGGAATAGATCCTCCTCTGAGCGGTTACAATCCGGGAAAAGGAACCAGATGGCAGGTTGATTCAAATAAACTGAATGAAACAGTTTATTTTGAAAGAGCTCTGCTCAGCAGGGATGATGAAGAAAAGAGCTGGTGGTTTTTTCAGGTTGAGGGAAACGGTTTTGAACGCACTTATGAATTCCTTGTCAATAAGGAATGGAAATTATTGGAGATGCGTTACTCTACAGATAGCTCCGTGGAATCATATAAGCCTACAGTAGATGAAAACAGCAATCTCTACATCATACTTTCCAAATACGAACTCTCCGGTCCTGAAAAGGTTAAGGTCGAAACCCCACTGGGGGATTTCCAGGCCGATTATTATTCAGCTGAGGGAGTGGAGGTCTGGAAAGTCCGGAGAGTCACAGGCTCATATATCAAAACTCATTTTGGCGATGATAGTGAAACGAATATGACAGCGACTCTTCTGGAAGAAAAAAACGGGTACGAAACTCAATTCAATTCTTATTGACGACTGATTCTGAATTCGTCCAGTTTTTCAAAAATAAAACTTCGGGTCTCCTCATCAATATCCGATGACGGACAGATGATGTATTTGTCTTTAGTTACAAAAAAAAGAAAAGCCTCATCAGTGTTACTGAATTTTGAGAGATCCTTCCAGCGGAGAGTTTCGCCTCCGGTTCCGAAAGTAATTCCGTTCTCCCTTATGGTCGCGCTGATTCGGGAACCTCGTAACTTTTTATATTCTCCATTTGCTCCGCTGAAATAAAAAGCAAACATTCTCAGATAAATGAGAACTCCGAGTATGAGAACTCCAAGAAAAACCGGCAATAATACAGTGCGGTTTCCGGAAAAATACAAAAAAAGGGTAATTAACAGTGATATGCCCATGGCCGTATAGAATGACCATCCCATCGACTTGTTAAGGTATGATAATGTCGTCCTGGCAATTAAGCCTGTAGAGTAATTCAAATCCACTTTATACTTCATGGTAATTCAAATTATCAGCTCATAAGAGAGAAGTAAACAAAAATAATTGAATTTCCTGAGAGCTCTTCTATAATGACCTCTATAGAGGGGAATCCCCTTTTATAAATGGCTCTCCGAGCCGCCGAAGGAGTTTGTAATGGCAATTAAGGTTTTAGCGTTCGGTGAAGTGTTATGGGATATCATCGAAGGCAGCTATCATATCGGTGGAGCTCCTTTCAATTTTGCCGGACATATGGCGAAACTCGGAGCCGAATCTTATATTGTCAGTTCTCTTGGGCACGATGATCTGGGAGACAGAGCTTCTGCACTGCTTGAAAATCAGAATATCAATACATCTCTGGTTGATAGGAACAGTTCTCCAACAGGTACTGTGCAGGTGCGTCTGGATAATGGAATCCCTTCATATGAAATCGTACAGGGATCGGCCTGGGACTCAATAGAAATAAATGAAGAAACCAAAAAGAAAATGACGGAACTCAAATGGGATGTGCTGTATATTGGTTCTCTTGCGCAGAGGAGTCAAAAGAGCAGAATGTCCGCCCGGTGGATTCTGGAAAACGTGGAAAGATCGCATGTTTTTTTTGATGTAAATCTTCGGCAGGAATGGTTCAGTCGGGAAATTATTGAGGAAACCTTAAAACACACAACCATTCTTAAAGTTAATGATGAAGAGGTTCCGGTTATAGCCCGGCTTCTTTTCGGACAGGACATGACTGAAGAATATCTCGCCAGAAAAATTATGGAAACATACAGAACAGTTTCCATAATCATCGTTACAATGGGGGGAGAAGGCGCCTTGTTCTTTGATGAGCGCCGTGAATATAAGCTTAAGCCGGAACCGGCTGATGTCGTAGACACGGT
This Spirochaeta isovalerica DNA region includes the following protein-coding sequences:
- a CDS encoding ABC transporter permease subunit gives rise to the protein MIKYVIRRLMMLFPVMIGVIFLVFFIISLTPGDVATIILGDGATEERIKDLREELGLDDPLIVQYGNYMIDLVQGDMGKSYSTGLSVAGEIKQRFPNTFKLTITAIFLSVLISIPIGVISATRQYSIFDNIGMIVALIGISMPSFWTGLILIILFSLKLGWFPSGGMKGIMSLILPAFTLAIASTASITRTTRSSMLEVIRQDYITTAKAKGVSRRSVINKHALKNALIPAVTVIGLEFGVLLGGAVLTETVFSWPGIGRLMVESIQRKDTPMVLGCVIVFALSFSIVNLIIDILYAFIDPRIKSNYS
- a CDS encoding Pr6Pr family membrane protein, whose translation is MNRLNKAITILLLATAIPAISYRFIEAASWADRLDLLGYFTIQSNILVILLVALQAGGRKITTAKLPVGAAIIITGLIYQLLLRQTWSPQGVSALVSNINHGSTTVLYLLWLCTDSYRTRISWKEIWKVIPYPAGYCLFGVFEAFYRTRPIRYFFLDIRRNGWASFSFWFAGLTGLFLLAGALVIALSRMENQKRWQATK
- a CDS encoding carbohydrate kinase family protein — translated: MAIKVLAFGEVLWDIIEGSYHIGGAPFNFAGHMAKLGAESYIVSSLGHDDLGDRASALLENQNINTSLVDRNSSPTGTVQVRLDNGIPSYEIVQGSAWDSIEINEETKKKMTELKWDVLYIGSLAQRSQKSRMSARWILENVERSHVFFDVNLRQEWFSREIIEETLKHTTILKVNDEEVPVIARLLFGQDMTEEYLARKIMETYRTVSIIIVTMGGEGALFFDERREYKLKPEPADVVDTVGAGDSFSGAFVYSYLNTGDIDRAGRLALDVAAFVVSSEGALPDYSEELKKKISLHLK
- a CDS encoding ABC transporter ATP-binding protein, which codes for MKETVLKVENLEVRYVTEDGIVQAVNGIDISVEKGSTLGLVGETGAGKTTTALSVLRLIPDPPGEVVSGKIELDGKALMELPESKMEKIRGGLVSMIFQDPMTALNPVLKVGDQIAEAIKIHQQLSQDKALQKAREMLEMVGIPGGRMNEYPHQFSGGMKQRVVIAIALSCSPKLLIADEPTTALDVTIQAQVLELMKELKEKMDMAMIMITHDLGVVAEVCDNVAIMYAGRIVEQGTLEEIFNNTKHPYTEGLFLSIPNIDDRKAELKPIRGLMSDPFNLPPGCSFCDRCDYAMDKCASEKPEKVRFSPDHFVECHLYPDNKEFQLKGGKG
- a CDS encoding CoA-binding protein, which codes for MKKNKRPAIDKFFASKKYAIAGVSRNPHKFGTAIVRELAGKNIDVVGVNPHMTEVEGKPCFAAVSDLPGDVDALITTVKPEVTLSVVQAAYEKGIANLWMQQGSQSDEAIAFAESKGMNVIYKECVMMYCEPVESIHKFHRGMKKLFGGYHK
- a CDS encoding ABC transporter ATP-binding protein encodes the protein MKDKEVLLQVRNLKKYFDTPKGKLHAVDDITFDLQKGKTLGLVGESGCGKSTTGRVILRLLEATEGDIIYNGKNIHELSPKDMRELRKEIQIIFQDPFSSLDPRMTVSEIIEEPIKLNKLIRDRKKRFERVLELMDLVGLSRRLMNTYPHELDGGRRQRIGIARALALDTKFIVCDEPVSALDVSIQAQILNLLKELQKKLDLTYIFITHDLSVVNHFSDDIAVMYLGKLIEKARAEELFSNPVHPYTKALLSAIPRPTLEKKGEKIILKGEISSPINPEDNCRFANRCPFAEDVCRKSEPPLRESGENHFVACHLF
- a CDS encoding ABC transporter permease: MSDRTLSRKMIPATKKRSQALDVWKRLRKSNSAIAGLILIFIFLCLAVFAPLIADYENDALKMNIIERLQSPGADHWFGTDEMGRDIFARIVYGTRISLFVGVISVSIALTLGGTLGAIAGYYGGKIDNIIMRTLDILLAIPTILLAITIVAALGASILNLMIAVGISNIPGFARVVRAAVLSVKDQEFIEAARAIGSRDHTIILKHVLPNSMAPIIVFATLKVASAIMATASLSFIGLGIQPPTPEWGSMLAGGRAYIRDNMYIVLYPGLAIVLTVLSLNLIGDGLRDALDPKLK
- a CDS encoding YcxB family protein, producing MKYKVDLNYSTGLIARTTLSYLNKSMGWSFYTAMGISLLITLFLYFSGNRTVLLPVFLGVLILGVLIYLRMFAFYFSGANGEYKKLRGSRISATIRENGITFGTGGETLRWKDLSKFSNTDEAFLFFVTKDKYIICPSSDIDEETRSFIFEKLDEFRISRQ